From Granulicella sp. WH15, the proteins below share one genomic window:
- a CDS encoding trehalose-6-phosphate synthase codes for MRLIVAMIIGITLVSLGSSWYEVGAEKDALRHDLERKAGTLGESLASNAESYLQTGNRAKVEEMARQYTNRDHLLGIGVYDDDGSPLAVTHSLDSSLSPPPQLLKDAVANNRIVSRFMLLHFKRVYLLAAPLHDVDKNVAGGIIVVHEAGYIRTEIFRIWGRVFYHIAIQVLVIVAITILILRWSLTGPIARAAQWMKALRTGRQAVQPSATDLDFLLPLAREVAPLAESMQQARAAAEMEARLRNANESLWTAQRLADHVRSKLDGSNLYVVSNREPYIHNRRGKEITVTVPASGLVTAIEPILCACNGTWVAHGSGDADVETVDSHDRLQVPPEDPRYTLRRVWLSAEQEDGYYNGFANEGLWPLCHIAHTRPTFRTSDWEHYNAVNAKFADALVEEIGDEEHPVVLIQDYHFALLPRMLKDRLPHARIAIFWHIPWPNPESFGICPWQRELLDGLLGADLIGFHVQAHCNNFLHSVDRVLEARIDWEHFTVSRKDHESRVRPFPISVEFPEEDIDTASSIEEERSQLLSELGIEASFLGVGVDRLDYTKGIIERLQAVELFLERYPRYQEKFTFIQIGAPTRSRIKRYADFQAQVEAEAERINFRFKRGKWKPIILQSRQHSHKEVTRYYRVAHLCMVTSLHDGMNLVAKEYIASRYDDRGVLILSQFTGAARELRDAILVNPYDIQATAEALAQALDMNIKEVVDRMKRMRRWVKEHNIYWWAANLIGELCDIRIDAKRSTAVADKSVGRVLSRRRR; via the coding sequence TTGCGGTTGATTGTAGCGATGATTATTGGGATCACACTCGTCTCCCTTGGATCATCCTGGTACGAGGTGGGTGCCGAGAAGGACGCACTGCGCCACGATCTCGAGCGCAAAGCCGGAACCCTGGGCGAGAGCCTCGCCAGCAACGCGGAGTCATATCTGCAGACCGGCAACCGCGCCAAGGTAGAGGAGATGGCCCGGCAGTACACCAATCGAGACCATCTCCTCGGCATCGGTGTCTACGACGACGATGGCTCCCCCCTGGCCGTAACCCACAGCCTGGACTCCAGCCTCTCGCCACCACCACAGCTCTTGAAGGATGCCGTGGCAAACAACCGCATCGTCAGCAGGTTCATGCTGCTGCACTTCAAGCGTGTCTACCTGCTGGCCGCGCCGTTGCATGACGTGGACAAGAATGTAGCCGGCGGCATCATCGTAGTGCACGAGGCCGGCTACATCCGTACCGAGATCTTCCGCATCTGGGGCCGTGTCTTCTACCACATCGCCATCCAGGTGCTGGTCATCGTGGCTATCACGATCCTGATCCTGCGCTGGAGTCTCACCGGCCCCATCGCACGCGCAGCCCAATGGATGAAGGCACTGCGCACCGGCCGTCAGGCAGTCCAGCCCTCGGCAACCGACCTGGACTTCCTGCTGCCTCTCGCGCGCGAGGTCGCGCCGCTGGCCGAGAGTATGCAGCAGGCACGCGCCGCAGCCGAGATGGAGGCACGCCTGCGCAACGCCAACGAGTCCCTCTGGACCGCGCAACGCCTGGCCGATCACGTCCGCAGCAAGCTCGACGGCAGCAACCTCTACGTGGTCTCGAACCGCGAGCCCTACATCCACAATCGTCGCGGCAAAGAGATCACCGTTACCGTCCCGGCCAGCGGCCTCGTCACCGCCATCGAGCCGATCCTCTGCGCCTGCAACGGCACCTGGGTCGCCCACGGCAGCGGCGACGCGGACGTGGAGACCGTAGACAGCCACGACCGCCTACAGGTTCCGCCCGAGGACCCGCGCTACACCCTGCGCCGCGTCTGGCTCAGCGCCGAGCAGGAGGACGGATACTACAACGGCTTTGCCAACGAGGGCCTCTGGCCTCTCTGCCACATCGCCCACACCCGCCCCACCTTCCGCACATCGGATTGGGAGCACTACAACGCCGTCAACGCGAAGTTCGCCGACGCCCTGGTCGAAGAGATCGGCGACGAAGAGCACCCCGTCGTCCTCATCCAGGACTACCACTTCGCTCTGCTGCCCCGTATGCTCAAAGACCGCCTGCCGCACGCGCGCATCGCGATCTTCTGGCACATCCCCTGGCCCAACCCCGAATCTTTCGGCATCTGCCCCTGGCAGCGCGAGCTGCTCGACGGTCTGCTGGGCGCGGACCTCATCGGCTTCCACGTCCAGGCCCACTGCAACAACTTCCTCCACTCCGTCGACCGCGTCCTCGAAGCCCGCATCGACTGGGAGCACTTCACCGTCAGCCGCAAGGATCACGAGTCCCGCGTACGCCCGTTCCCCATCAGCGTGGAGTTCCCCGAAGAGGACATCGACACCGCATCCAGCATCGAAGAAGAGCGCAGCCAGCTACTCTCCGAACTCGGCATCGAAGCCAGCTTCCTCGGCGTGGGCGTCGACCGCCTGGATTACACCAAGGGCATCATCGAGCGCCTCCAGGCCGTAGAACTCTTTCTGGAGCGCTACCCACGCTACCAGGAGAAGTTCACCTTTATCCAGATCGGCGCACCCACGCGCAGCCGCATCAAGCGCTACGCCGACTTCCAGGCGCAGGTCGAGGCCGAGGCCGAGCGGATCAACTTCCGCTTCAAGCGCGGCAAATGGAAGCCCATCATCCTCCAGAGCCGCCAGCACAGCCACAAGGAAGTGACCCGCTACTACCGCGTCGCCCATCTCTGCATGGTCACCTCCCTGCACGACGGCATGAACCTTGTCGCAAAAGAGTACATCGCGTCCCGTTACGACGACCGCGGCGTCTTGATCCTCAGCCAGTTCACCGGCGCGGCGCGAGAGCTGCGTGACGCGATCCTCGTGAACCCCTACGACATTCAAGCGACAGCCGAGGCGCTCGCACAGGCCCTCGACATGAACATCAAAGAGGTAGTAGACCGCATGAAGCGCATGAGGAGATGGGTGAAGGAGCACAACATCTACTGGTGGGCGGCCAACCTGATCGGCGAGCTGTGCGACATCCGCATCGACGCCAAGAGGAGCACCGCAGTCGCGGACAAGAGCGTCGGCAGAGTCCTGAGCCGGAGGAGAAGATAA
- the otsB gene encoding trehalose-phosphatase, with protein MQHLSEATVLSALMEQLTAAPTSSLLLDYDGTLAPFRTERHLAYPYPQVVPLLNSILSCGRSRVVIVTGRPIVEVEALLGPLQSVEIWGSHGLEHRLADGTYRQLAIAPATTELLKQAESWLTAEGYAERTEIKPGGLAVHWRGMADAEIENIREPLYKGLSAFAEQSSLKLLGFEGGLELRVAHPNKGDAVTTLLSDMDLTTPVVYLGDDLTDEDAFEALRPRGLGILVRPEFRETSAQLWLRPPDELLDFLQQWLNSISSHQATSVVTN; from the coding sequence GTGCAGCATCTATCCGAAGCAACCGTCCTCTCCGCTCTGATGGAGCAGCTCACCGCCGCGCCCACCTCATCGCTGCTCCTCGACTACGACGGCACCCTGGCCCCCTTCCGCACTGAGCGCCATCTCGCCTATCCCTACCCGCAGGTGGTGCCGCTTCTCAACAGCATCCTGAGCTGCGGAAGATCGCGCGTCGTCATCGTCACAGGACGTCCCATCGTTGAAGTAGAGGCCTTGCTCGGACCTTTGCAAAGCGTCGAGATATGGGGCTCGCACGGGCTGGAGCATCGCCTGGCCGACGGCACCTATCGCCAACTCGCCATCGCCCCCGCAACCACCGAGCTACTCAAGCAGGCCGAATCATGGCTGACGGCTGAAGGCTATGCAGAGAGGACCGAGATCAAACCCGGCGGTTTAGCGGTTCACTGGCGTGGAATGGCCGACGCTGAAATAGAGAATATACGCGAGCCTCTGTACAAGGGCCTGAGCGCCTTTGCAGAGCAATCCAGTCTCAAGCTTCTCGGCTTCGAAGGCGGCCTTGAACTCCGCGTCGCTCACCCCAACAAGGGCGACGCCGTGACGACCCTCTTGAGCGACATGGATCTCACGACTCCCGTCGTCTATCTCGGCGACGATCTCACCGATGAAGATGCCTTCGAAGCTTTGCGCCCTCGCGGACTCGGCATCCTCGTCCGTCCGGAGTTTCGCGAGACCAGCGCGCAGCTCTGGCTGCGGCCGCCCGATGAGCTGCTCGACTTCCTGCAACAATGGCTGAACAGCATCTCATCTCATCAAGCAACAAGTGTAGTTACAAATTAA
- a CDS encoding fused MFS/spermidine synthase translates to MHELSLIHSTNRTMQRRVASVRPHVYQDGNSVTMQFQIGEIQSEMLMSDPNFLVLSYTRSMMAFMLFHPSPKRILMIGLGGGSMPKWCYRHLPTTDITVIEINPMVISVREEFHVPADDERFRVICADGADYVASTDDAPEVLIVDGFDLHGQPPQLCSQDFYEDCYRVLSPDGVMVVNLCNPGHQQSINQIRRTFGSRVLVVVPEDGENKVVFAAKDGCPWVEDEPIGEFAKQLQADEALLPSLIQSR, encoded by the coding sequence ATGCACGAACTGTCGTTGATCCATAGCACGAATCGCACCATGCAGCGGAGAGTCGCTTCGGTGCGCCCGCATGTCTACCAGGACGGCAATAGCGTCACCATGCAGTTTCAGATCGGCGAGATCCAGAGCGAGATGCTGATGAGCGATCCGAACTTTCTGGTGCTCTCCTATACCCGCAGCATGATGGCATTTATGCTCTTTCATCCGAGCCCGAAGCGCATCTTGATGATCGGGCTGGGCGGCGGCTCGATGCCGAAGTGGTGCTATCGTCATCTGCCCACGACGGACATCACGGTGATCGAGATCAACCCGATGGTGATCTCGGTGCGGGAGGAGTTTCATGTTCCGGCGGATGACGAGCGGTTTCGCGTAATCTGCGCGGATGGCGCGGATTATGTCGCTTCTACGGACGATGCTCCGGAGGTGCTGATCGTGGATGGGTTCGACCTGCATGGGCAGCCGCCTCAGCTTTGTTCGCAGGACTTCTACGAGGACTGTTACCGGGTGCTCTCGCCAGATGGTGTGATGGTGGTGAACCTGTGCAACCCCGGCCATCAGCAATCTATCAATCAGATTCGAAGAACCTTCGGCAGCCGTGTACTTGTGGTCGTTCCCGAAGATGGCGAGAACAAGGTCGTATTCGCGGCAAAGGATGGCTGCCCCTGGGTGGAAGATGAGCCCATCGGTGAGTTTGCGAAGCAGCTTCAGGCCGATGAGGCGCTTCTGCCCTCGCTGATTCAGAGCAGATGA
- a CDS encoding metalloregulator ArsR/SmtB family transcription factor yields the protein MYDPLRRFKADIFQALAHPTRIAILELLGAGELSAGALIERLGMEQATVSQHLAVLRAKQLVLNRKVGNQVFYSVRDPILIEVLNLMRAYFHTHLKEASGMLDEMEKPLAGVR from the coding sequence ATGTACGATCCCTTGAGGCGGTTCAAAGCGGATATCTTTCAGGCGCTGGCTCATCCTACGCGAATCGCCATCCTGGAGCTTCTTGGAGCGGGCGAGCTGTCGGCCGGGGCGTTGATCGAGAGGCTGGGGATGGAGCAGGCCACGGTCTCGCAGCACCTGGCCGTGCTGCGGGCCAAGCAACTGGTCTTGAACCGCAAGGTTGGTAACCAGGTGTTCTATTCCGTTCGCGATCCCATCCTCATTGAGGTTCTGAACCTGATGCGCGCCTACTTCCATACTCATCTTAAGGAAGCGTCGGGGATGCTGGATGAGATGGAGAAGCCGTTGGCGGGCGTTCGGTGA
- a CDS encoding helix-turn-helix transcriptional regulator codes for MAANPENTSGTTTQLLALIETIYAAVQQPSLWPLALEGIAEAVQGEMTVLFSQLPNDPLISYARTDESAINLYMDYYASVNVLGHRCDAIYPDGTVRYGDRAMSDNELEKTEFYNDFFKPHNVHYSFGLKVPLGDLPSAYLSCQRPKSQGPFQEQQGKVYEMLLPHLQRALLLYVQLTQMHSSVLGLESALDAFEHAVFGLNREGKVILANRQAEALVLPGDPLCLTNGVLSSAQPEQNHRLQALLADVVAVGSHIGISSGTSMLLERRSGENPLRVTVTPFSSPLRGSSVHLAALIFVSDSNSQPQSRGETLRALYSLTPAEVRFADSLFQGLEIREIANRLGLTLGTARFHVKRVLAKTGTRRQTELMRLMLSLPHI; via the coding sequence ATGGCAGCCAATCCAGAGAACACGTCCGGCACGACCACCCAGCTACTTGCCTTGATTGAAACCATCTACGCTGCCGTCCAGCAACCCTCGCTCTGGCCCCTGGCCCTCGAGGGCATCGCCGAGGCAGTGCAGGGCGAGATGACCGTCCTCTTCAGCCAGCTTCCCAACGATCCCCTGATCTCGTACGCACGCACCGACGAGTCCGCCATCAACCTGTACATGGACTACTACGCCTCGGTAAACGTTCTCGGCCATCGCTGCGACGCCATCTATCCGGATGGGACCGTGCGCTACGGCGACCGTGCCATGTCCGACAACGAACTGGAAAAGACAGAGTTCTACAACGACTTCTTCAAGCCCCACAACGTGCACTACAGCTTCGGCCTAAAGGTGCCGCTCGGCGATCTTCCCTCCGCCTATCTCAGTTGCCAGCGGCCCAAGTCACAAGGGCCTTTTCAGGAGCAGCAGGGGAAGGTCTACGAGATGCTGCTGCCTCACCTGCAACGCGCCCTGCTCCTTTACGTGCAGCTTACGCAGATGCACTCCAGCGTGCTCGGTCTGGAGTCCGCGCTCGACGCCTTCGAACACGCAGTCTTCGGCCTCAACCGCGAAGGCAAGGTAATCCTGGCCAACCGTCAGGCCGAGGCGCTGGTCCTCCCCGGCGACCCGCTCTGCCTGACCAACGGCGTCCTCTCCTCGGCCCAGCCGGAGCAGAACCACCGCCTGCAGGCGCTTCTCGCGGATGTCGTCGCCGTGGGCTCGCACATCGGCATCTCCAGCGGCACCTCGATGCTACTCGAGCGCCGCTCGGGCGAGAACCCGCTGCGGGTCACGGTGACGCCGTTCTCCTCTCCGCTACGGGGCAGCTCCGTCCATCTGGCGGCGTTGATCTTCGTCAGCGACTCCAACAGCCAGCCGCAGTCACGCGGCGAGACCCTGCGGGCGCTCTACTCGTTGACCCCAGCCGAGGTACGCTTCGCCGACTCGTTATTTCAGGGGCTGGAGATTCGCGAGATCGCCAACCGGCTGGGCCTGACCCTGGGCACGGCGCGCTTTCACGTAAAGCGGGTGCTGGCCAAGACCGGCACCCGCCGCCAGACCGAGCTGATGCGCCTGATGCTGTCACTGCCGCACATCTGA
- a CDS encoding multicopper oxidase family protein has protein sequence MVASTNGALAVTLKFRSVTEPGGNVRYCYVTEAGLESPTLRVAPGDRLSIHFQNELPQKDAVASMPGMEMGGDCHGMMTESATNLHFHGMALPPQCHQDEAIHTLIAPGQAFDYSMQIPGGNPPGLYWYHPHPHGFSTAQVQGGASGAIIVEGIQAVIPELKTLPERTFVLRDQLLTPSQVDNPDPLKPSWDLSLNYVPVKFPRYVPATIHARPHERQLWRFVNSAANTIIHLQVLYDHVPQTMEVYAVDGVPMAKGPVAQTSIFLPPGSRSEFVVTTPALGETAQLVTQMHDPGPAGDSAPARPIANIVAMKMKEEKVRVVANAKVARLPESLLDLKPVRTRSLYFSQNGNGTEGGAGAATKFYLTVVGQPIKEFDMSAPPNIVARQGTVEDWVLANMTPEDHIFHIHQVHFQLLEVNGTPVDDPLVRDTILVPHQVGRTPISNIKVRIDFRDPGIVGTFVYHCHILDHEDKGMMGMIQILPAEAGSDVRQ, from the coding sequence GTGGTTGCCAGCACCAACGGGGCGCTGGCGGTGACGCTCAAGTTCAGGAGCGTGACTGAACCCGGGGGAAATGTTCGGTACTGCTATGTCACGGAGGCGGGGCTGGAGTCGCCTACGCTGCGAGTCGCTCCGGGGGATCGGCTCTCGATCCACTTTCAGAATGAGCTGCCGCAGAAGGACGCGGTCGCCAGTATGCCGGGGATGGAGATGGGCGGCGACTGCCACGGCATGATGACGGAGTCCGCAACCAACCTGCACTTTCACGGCATGGCGCTGCCTCCGCAGTGCCATCAGGACGAGGCGATTCACACGCTCATCGCGCCGGGGCAGGCCTTCGATTACTCGATGCAGATTCCGGGGGGGAATCCGCCGGGGCTCTACTGGTATCACCCGCATCCGCATGGCTTCAGCACGGCTCAGGTGCAGGGAGGAGCGTCCGGCGCGATCATTGTCGAGGGGATTCAGGCGGTGATCCCCGAGCTGAAGACACTGCCGGAGCGCACCTTTGTGCTGCGCGATCAGTTGCTCACACCATCGCAGGTGGACAACCCCGATCCGCTGAAGCCTTCGTGGGATCTCTCGCTCAACTACGTGCCTGTCAAGTTTCCCAGGTACGTTCCTGCGACGATTCATGCGCGTCCGCATGAACGGCAGCTATGGCGGTTCGTCAACTCCGCGGCGAACACCATCATCCACCTGCAGGTGCTCTACGACCATGTTCCGCAGACGATGGAGGTCTATGCCGTCGATGGCGTGCCCATGGCTAAAGGGCCGGTCGCGCAGACCTCGATCTTTCTGCCGCCGGGCTCACGGTCGGAGTTCGTGGTGACGACTCCGGCGCTGGGTGAGACGGCGCAGCTTGTGACCCAGATGCACGATCCCGGACCGGCGGGAGACAGCGCCCCGGCACGGCCGATTGCGAATATCGTCGCGATGAAGATGAAGGAAGAGAAGGTTCGGGTGGTTGCGAACGCTAAGGTCGCCAGGCTGCCTGAGAGCCTGCTCGATCTGAAGCCGGTGAGGACCCGGAGCCTCTACTTCTCGCAGAACGGCAACGGTACGGAGGGCGGCGCGGGGGCGGCGACGAAGTTTTATCTCACGGTGGTTGGCCAGCCGATCAAGGAGTTCGATATGTCTGCCCCGCCGAACATCGTGGCGCGGCAGGGCACGGTGGAGGATTGGGTGCTGGCGAATATGACCCCGGAGGACCACATCTTTCATATCCATCAGGTGCACTTTCAGTTGCTCGAGGTAAACGGAACGCCGGTGGATGATCCGCTGGTGCGCGACACCATATTGGTGCCGCACCAGGTGGGCAGAACACCCATCTCGAACATCAAGGTGCGGATAGATTTTCGCGATCCGGGGATCGTCGGCACGTTTGTGTACCACTGCCATATTCTCGATCACGAGGATAAGGGCATGATGGGGATGATTCAGATACTGCCCGCAGAGGCAGGGTCAGATGTGCGGCAGTGA